A stretch of Allostreptomyces psammosilenae DNA encodes these proteins:
- a CDS encoding acyl-CoA mutase large subunit family protein, whose translation MDASEIEEGRRRWQARFDAAPKRDVDTTTLSGSPVDPVYGPPPGADVPGFERIGWPGEYPFTRGLYPTGYRGRLWTIRQFAGFGNARQTNERYRRILDAGGGGLSVAFDMPTLMGRDSDDPRSLGEVGHCGVAVDSAADMDALFAGIPLGEVTTSMTISGPAVPVFCMYLVAAERQGVDVPTLDGTLQTDIFKEYIAQKEWLFPPEPHLRLIGDLMEFCAARVPRYKPLSVSGYHIREAGSTAAQELAYTLADGFAYVELGLARGLDVDVFAPGLSFFFDAHIDFFEEIAKFRAARRIWARWMRDVYGARTERAQWLRFHTQTAGVSLTAQQPYNNVVRTAVEALAAVLGGTNSLHTNALDETLALPSERAAEIALRTQQVIAEETGVALVADPLGGSWYVEALTDRMEAEAEAIFARIREFGADRAEHPIGPMTSGILRGIEDGWFTGEIAEAAFDYQQALEKGDKKVVGVNCHTGSATDDLEILRISHEVEREQVRTLAERRARRDDAAVREALSAMRETARGEGNLVEPMLRAARAEATLGEICGALREEWGDYAEPARF comes from the coding sequence ATGGACGCGTCCGAGATCGAGGAGGGCCGCCGCCGCTGGCAGGCCCGTTTCGACGCCGCACCCAAGCGCGACGTCGACACCACGACCCTGTCCGGTTCGCCGGTCGATCCGGTGTACGGGCCACCCCCCGGGGCGGACGTCCCCGGGTTCGAGCGGATCGGCTGGCCGGGGGAGTACCCCTTCACCCGCGGCCTGTACCCCACCGGCTACCGCGGCCGCCTGTGGACGATCCGGCAGTTCGCCGGCTTCGGCAACGCGCGGCAGACCAACGAGCGCTACCGGCGCATCCTCGACGCCGGTGGCGGCGGGCTGTCGGTGGCCTTCGACATGCCCACCCTGATGGGGCGCGACTCCGACGACCCGCGCTCGCTCGGCGAGGTCGGGCACTGCGGGGTGGCGGTGGACTCCGCCGCCGACATGGACGCCCTCTTCGCCGGCATCCCGCTGGGCGAGGTGACCACCTCGATGACCATCTCGGGCCCCGCCGTGCCGGTGTTCTGCATGTACCTGGTGGCGGCGGAGCGCCAGGGCGTGGACGTCCCCACGCTCGACGGCACCCTGCAGACGGACATCTTCAAGGAGTACATCGCCCAGAAGGAGTGGCTGTTCCCGCCCGAGCCGCACCTGCGGCTGATCGGCGACCTGATGGAGTTCTGCGCCGCCCGGGTCCCCCGCTACAAGCCGCTGTCGGTCTCCGGTTACCACATCCGGGAGGCCGGCTCGACGGCCGCGCAGGAGCTGGCCTACACCCTGGCCGACGGCTTCGCCTACGTGGAACTCGGCCTCGCCCGGGGGCTGGACGTGGACGTCTTCGCGCCCGGTCTGTCCTTCTTCTTCGACGCGCACATCGACTTCTTCGAGGAGATCGCCAAGTTCCGCGCCGCCCGCCGGATCTGGGCCCGCTGGATGCGCGACGTCTACGGCGCCCGCACCGAGCGCGCGCAGTGGCTGCGCTTCCACACCCAGACGGCCGGGGTGTCGCTGACCGCGCAGCAGCCGTACAACAACGTGGTGCGCACGGCCGTGGAGGCGCTGGCGGCGGTGCTCGGCGGCACCAACTCGCTGCACACCAACGCCCTCGACGAGACGCTGGCGCTGCCCTCCGAGCGCGCCGCGGAGATCGCCCTGCGCACCCAGCAGGTGATCGCCGAGGAGACCGGGGTGGCGCTGGTGGCCGACCCGCTGGGCGGCTCCTGGTACGTCGAGGCGCTGACCGACCGGATGGAGGCGGAGGCCGAGGCGATCTTCGCCCGGATCCGGGAGTTCGGGGCGGACCGCGCCGAGCACCCGATCGGCCCGATGACCTCGGGGATCCTGCGCGGCATCGAGGACGGCTGGTTCACCGGCGAGATCGCCGAGGCGGCCTTCGACTACCAGCAGGCCCTGGAGAAGGGCGACAAGAAGGTCGTCGGGGTGAACTGCCACACCGGGTCGGCCACCGACGACCTGGAGATCCTGCGGATCAGCCACGAGGTGGAGCGCGAGCAGGTGCGCACGCTGGCCGAGCGGCGGGCGCGGCGGGACGACGCGGCCGTGCGGGAGGCGCTGTCCGCGATGCGCGAGACGGCGCGCGGCGAGGGCAACCTGGTGGAGCCGATGCTGCGGGCGGCGCGCGCGGAGGCGACGCTGGGCGAGATCTGCGGCGCGCTGCGGGAGGAGTGGGGCGACTACGCCGAGCCGGCGAGGTTCTGA
- a CDS encoding DUF3817 domain-containing protein: MSTAQSTTPATPATGDAGGPDSPRALGTLDRLRWVSLPEGISFLVLLVCSVLRRTIEWDLGVTVMGPIHGALFVLYVLFWLDAWSKRKWTVGRAALLFVLSVLPTGGLFAERSLAKEKRQALERAAAPAA, from the coding sequence ATGAGCACCGCGCAGTCGACCACCCCCGCCACCCCGGCCACCGGTGACGCCGGCGGCCCGGACAGCCCCCGGGCCCTCGGCACCCTCGACCGGCTGCGCTGGGTGTCGCTGCCCGAGGGCATCTCCTTCCTGGTGCTGCTGGTCTGCTCCGTGCTGCGGCGGACCATCGAGTGGGACCTCGGCGTGACCGTGATGGGCCCGATCCACGGCGCGCTGTTCGTGCTGTACGTGCTGTTCTGGCTGGACGCCTGGAGCAAGCGGAAGTGGACCGTCGGCCGGGCCGCGCTGCTGTTCGTGCTCTCCGTGCTGCCGACCGGCGGCCTCTTCGCCGAGCGCTCGCTGGCCAAGGAGAAGCGGCAGGCGCTGGAGCGTGCCGCCGCGCCGGCCGCCTGA
- a CDS encoding MarR family winged helix-turn-helix transcriptional regulator, whose protein sequence is MSKPLKLPFDPIARADQLWARRWGRVPSMAAITSIMRAQQILLARCDAVLKRMDLTFARYEALVLLTFSRAGELPLSKIGQRLMVHPTSVTNTVDRLERSGYVVRRRNPRDGRGVLAAITEAGAEVVEKATAALSDVHFGMGDYDAETCERIFWDLRKLRVSAGDFVDPDAPDPEDDEDADEDEDYERYG, encoded by the coding sequence GTGTCCAAGCCGTTGAAGCTGCCCTTCGACCCCATCGCGCGCGCCGACCAGCTCTGGGCGCGGCGGTGGGGGAGGGTGCCGTCGATGGCCGCGATCACCTCGATCATGCGCGCCCAGCAGATCCTGCTGGCCCGGTGCGACGCCGTCCTCAAGCGCATGGACCTCACCTTCGCCCGTTACGAGGCCCTGGTGCTGCTCACCTTCAGCCGTGCCGGGGAACTGCCGCTGTCCAAGATCGGGCAGCGGCTGATGGTGCACCCCACCAGCGTCACCAACACGGTGGACCGGCTGGAGCGCAGCGGTTACGTCGTCCGCCGGCGCAACCCCCGCGACGGCCGCGGGGTGCTGGCCGCCATCACCGAGGCGGGCGCCGAGGTGGTGGAGAAGGCGACCGCGGCGCTGAGCGACGTGCACTTCGGCATGGGCGACTACGACGCCGAGACCTGCGAGCGGATCTTCTGGGACCTGCGCAAGCTGCGGGTGTCTGCCGGTGACTTCGTCGATCCGGACGCCCCGGACCCGGAGGACGACGAGGACGCGGACGAGGACGAGGACTACGAGCGGTACGGGTGA
- a CDS encoding bifunctional 5,10-methylenetetrahydrofolate dehydrogenase/5,10-methenyltetrahydrofolate cyclohydrolase produces the protein MSSPTSPSATHASPKPTDPTDPSVTGAEATTTDGTAAVLSGRELAAAIRADVAARAAALTEAGTPPRLDVVTATDDEASAWYVRSIASAATRVGIRCEVRDLGAGADARRIVAELERAGAEAAVHGVILQTPLPAGCRLEELAAAIDPAKDVDGAHPLSHGRLATGLPAYPPATAAAVMALLDHHGIDPRGRRAVVVGRSTVVGRPLAQLLLDRDATVTVAHSRTRDLAEVCADAEILVAAVGRAGLIRAEHIASGAFVVDVGTNPTEDGGLVGDVDAAAAASRARGYTPVPGGVGPVTTALLLRHTVQAAEALTGSGDGATERGEADER, from the coding sequence TTGAGCAGCCCCACCAGCCCCAGCGCCACCCACGCCAGCCCCAAACCCACCGACCCCACCGACCCCAGCGTCACCGGCGCCGAGGCGACGACCACCGACGGCACCGCCGCCGTGCTCTCCGGCCGTGAGTTGGCCGCCGCCATCCGGGCGGACGTCGCCGCCCGCGCCGCCGCCCTGACCGAGGCCGGCACCCCGCCCCGGCTGGACGTGGTCACCGCCACCGACGACGAGGCCAGCGCCTGGTACGTGCGCTCCATCGCCTCCGCCGCCACCCGGGTGGGCATCCGCTGCGAGGTGCGCGACCTCGGCGCCGGGGCGGACGCCCGGCGGATCGTCGCCGAGCTGGAGCGGGCCGGCGCCGAGGCGGCCGTGCACGGCGTGATCCTGCAGACCCCGCTGCCGGCGGGCTGCCGCCTGGAGGAACTGGCCGCCGCGATCGACCCGGCCAAGGACGTCGACGGCGCCCACCCGCTCAGCCATGGACGGTTGGCCACCGGCCTGCCCGCGTACCCGCCGGCCACCGCCGCCGCCGTCATGGCGCTGCTGGACCACCACGGCATCGACCCGCGCGGGCGCCGGGCCGTGGTGGTGGGCCGCTCCACCGTGGTCGGCCGGCCGCTCGCCCAGTTGCTGCTGGACCGCGACGCCACCGTCACCGTCGCCCACTCCCGCACCCGCGACCTGGCCGAGGTGTGCGCCGACGCCGAGATCCTGGTGGCCGCCGTCGGCCGGGCGGGTCTGATCCGCGCCGAGCACATCGCGTCCGGAGCCTTCGTGGTGGACGTCGGCACCAACCCGACCGAGGACGGTGGCCTGGTCGGCGACGTGGACGCCGCCGCCGCGGCGTCGCGCGCCCGCGGCTACACCCCCGTCCCGGGCGGCGTCGGGCCGGTCACCACCGCCCTGCTGCTCCGGCACACCGTCCAGGCCGCCGAGGCGCTCACCGGGTCCGGCGACGGCGCGACCGAACGGGGGGAGGCGGACGAGCGGTGA
- a CDS encoding MTH1187 family thiamine-binding protein, with translation MIVAFSVTPLGVGEEVGEYVADAVRVVRESGLPNRTDAMFTSVEGEWDEVMDVVKRAVEAVQARAPRVSVTLKADIRPGVTDGLTSKVETVERHLRAES, from the coding sequence ATGATCGTTGCCTTCTCCGTCACGCCCCTCGGGGTCGGCGAGGAGGTCGGCGAGTACGTCGCCGACGCCGTCCGGGTCGTCCGGGAGTCCGGACTGCCGAACCGCACCGACGCCATGTTCACCTCCGTCGAGGGCGAGTGGGACGAGGTGATGGACGTCGTCAAGCGCGCGGTGGAGGCGGTCCAGGCCCGTGCCCCGCGGGTCAGCGTCACGCTGAAGGCCGACATCCGGCCCGGCGTGACGGACGGCCTGACCAGCAAGGTCGAGACGGTCGAGAGGCACCTGCGCGCCGAGTCGTGA
- a CDS encoding AAA family ATPase produces MITMGQTGQVFGEHGIGKTSTFLSHIPRRHPGTTVVLVPAANLTPDDLLVNAPVRDPRSGELVLTQLIMAQLTPGKPFVLLIDDSLQAGDTIQSQLMQIACDWTLGEHDLRALGCVGVFLTDNESLAETSARRSDLAILDRMVTLRITAADTAWRYKLAERYPDWDLTEVFRIWAGLSPHLRSLFSPRTLEHVLDCARAEFPLSWGLPLVGGHRLRLRDVAENGKPGPDHTTEILDRIADALGVRNPRTVADPVRRILRTAIRQGWSVLLQGPPGCGKTQITKQVAREETGRDPVYFSLPVTNVEDLCVPIPTPDGTLDTLLSRSLVGPEPKVIVWDEYNRPKDKATFAKLMEITQERSLAGRPIPNLRAQVALQNPPYHLGRKLQVSGNNVAQASRFTVSYEVRPEDIPAGQWLVDTYGEVAETVLEWWHNDIDDEGRQWVTKRTLERLIRLHQAGLPLETGLIYLGQGEYAPVPLAQLEARLADRSKAVGMRELARDVDAWEARLAAASETSAEGTNDTDLVHQILANAEVSQLRRHRDVVARLLRHLPPKLRATYLVGQTPEKQRFWVAALARMAELAEAAGPAGTGRARSGRRRTAPRQS; encoded by the coding sequence ATGATCACCATGGGGCAGACCGGGCAGGTCTTCGGCGAGCACGGCATCGGCAAGACCTCCACCTTCCTCAGCCACATCCCCCGCCGGCACCCCGGCACCACCGTGGTGCTGGTGCCGGCCGCCAACCTCACCCCCGACGACCTGCTGGTGAACGCGCCGGTGCGGGACCCGCGCAGCGGTGAGCTGGTGCTCACCCAGCTGATCATGGCCCAGCTCACTCCCGGCAAGCCGTTCGTCCTGCTCATCGACGACTCCCTGCAGGCCGGCGACACCATCCAGTCCCAGCTGATGCAGATCGCCTGCGACTGGACCCTCGGGGAGCACGACCTGCGCGCCCTCGGCTGCGTCGGCGTCTTCCTCACCGACAACGAGTCACTGGCCGAGACCAGCGCCCGCCGGAGCGACCTCGCCATCCTGGACCGCATGGTCACCCTGCGGATCACCGCCGCCGACACCGCCTGGCGGTACAAGCTGGCCGAGCGGTACCCCGACTGGGACCTCACCGAGGTGTTCCGGATCTGGGCGGGCCTCAGCCCGCACCTGCGCTCGCTGTTCTCCCCGCGCACCCTGGAACACGTCCTGGACTGCGCCCGCGCCGAGTTCCCGCTGTCCTGGGGCCTGCCCCTGGTCGGCGGCCACCGCCTGCGGCTGCGGGACGTGGCCGAGAACGGCAAGCCCGGCCCGGACCACACCACCGAGATCCTGGACCGGATCGCCGACGCCCTCGGCGTGCGCAACCCCCGCACCGTCGCAGACCCGGTGCGCCGCATCCTGCGCACCGCCATCCGGCAGGGCTGGTCCGTGCTGCTCCAGGGGCCTCCCGGCTGCGGCAAGACCCAGATCACCAAGCAGGTGGCGCGGGAGGAGACCGGCCGGGACCCGGTGTACTTCTCCCTGCCGGTGACCAACGTCGAGGACCTGTGCGTGCCGATCCCCACCCCCGACGGCACCCTGGACACCCTGCTCAGCCGCTCGCTGGTCGGCCCCGAGCCCAAGGTCATCGTCTGGGACGAGTACAACCGGCCGAAGGACAAGGCCACCTTCGCCAAGCTGATGGAGATCACCCAGGAGCGGTCGCTCGCCGGCCGGCCGATACCCAACCTGCGCGCCCAGGTGGCGCTGCAGAACCCGCCGTACCACCTCGGCCGCAAGCTCCAGGTGAGCGGCAACAACGTGGCGCAGGCCAGCCGCTTCACGGTGAGCTACGAGGTGCGCCCCGAGGACATCCCGGCGGGCCAGTGGCTGGTCGACACCTACGGCGAGGTCGCCGAGACGGTCCTGGAGTGGTGGCACAACGACATCGACGACGAGGGCCGGCAGTGGGTCACCAAGCGGACCCTGGAACGGCTGATCCGGCTGCACCAGGCCGGGCTGCCGCTGGAGACCGGGCTGATCTACCTCGGTCAGGGCGAGTACGCCCCGGTGCCGCTGGCCCAGCTGGAGGCGAGGCTGGCCGACCGGAGCAAGGCGGTCGGCATGCGGGAGCTGGCGCGGGACGTGGACGCCTGGGAGGCCCGGCTGGCCGCCGCCTCGGAGACCTCCGCCGAGGGCACCAACGACACCGACCTGGTGCACCAGATCCTCGCCAACGCCGAGGTCTCCCAGCTCAGGCGGCACCGGGACGTGGTGGCCCGGCTGCTCCGCCACCTGCCGCCCAAGCTGCGCGCCACCTACCTGGTGGGGCAGACACCGGAGAAGCAGCGGTTCTGGGTGGCCGCGCTGGCCCGGATGGCGGAACTGGCCGAGGCGGCCGGTCCGGCGGGGACGGGCCGGGCGCGGAGCGGCCGGCGCCGGACGGCGCCCCGCCAGAGTTGA
- a CDS encoding vWA domain-containing protein, whose translation MTQVTGQPRHAPTRRVIDLSDRRALLACRPEDPAVVEEARALKEAALLDFGIRDSVVCSWLYAKCHHHIPTTAVDTAAVVASGDGSCLLLYNPEFFVRIGPSGVRFVLFHEARHLIHRHLYVAEALRTDPLFELAAEVSINHVAMVRLGRTELPTRAVPDGAGGTRREPVGVDPREVHRMYAEDLREQGLAPLPYEEFTATDLTVYGQLRRMRNPPRPSAVCVHLRAGDGTGPAVPMDAETIERVVGQALAEAMRAALRGEGVARDELLDLADRSTGGGDRLRRMWGRMGLAALRGETPRTARVDWWKRWLADTLGSKLSEGERLVYPRKQGAVLLALGHDPVLSRRGRERTKVVLIALDTSGSMPQEVIDWITTLVGRTDGVESHWLSFDGIVMPFVPGERVRGGGGTDFQNVVDYAEGRLAVNGRRFEERPDAVIVVTDGYAPRVTPERPDRWIWLITDGGDDWPERHDPPMACHRVTTGDS comes from the coding sequence ATGACGCAGGTAACGGGGCAGCCCCGGCACGCCCCGACCCGACGGGTCATCGACCTGTCCGACCGGCGGGCGCTGCTGGCCTGCCGGCCGGAGGACCCGGCGGTGGTCGAGGAGGCGCGCGCGCTCAAGGAGGCCGCGCTGCTGGACTTCGGCATCCGGGACAGCGTGGTCTGCTCCTGGCTGTACGCCAAGTGCCACCACCACATCCCCACCACGGCCGTGGACACCGCCGCGGTGGTGGCCAGCGGTGACGGCAGCTGTCTGCTGCTGTACAACCCGGAGTTCTTCGTGCGGATCGGGCCGAGCGGGGTGCGGTTCGTGCTGTTCCACGAGGCCCGCCACCTGATCCACCGGCACCTGTACGTGGCCGAGGCGCTGCGCACCGACCCGCTGTTCGAGCTGGCGGCCGAGGTGAGCATCAACCACGTCGCCATGGTCCGGCTGGGGCGCACCGAGCTGCCCACCCGGGCGGTGCCGGACGGCGCGGGCGGCACCCGTCGGGAGCCGGTCGGCGTGGATCCGCGCGAGGTCCACCGGATGTACGCCGAGGACCTGCGCGAGCAGGGGTTGGCGCCGCTGCCGTACGAGGAGTTCACCGCCACCGACCTGACGGTCTACGGGCAGCTGAGGCGGATGCGGAACCCGCCCCGCCCGTCCGCCGTCTGCGTCCACCTGCGGGCGGGCGACGGCACCGGCCCAGCCGTGCCGATGGACGCCGAAACGATCGAGCGGGTGGTGGGGCAGGCGCTCGCCGAGGCGATGCGGGCGGCGCTGCGCGGCGAGGGGGTCGCCCGTGACGAACTGCTGGACCTGGCGGACCGTTCCACCGGCGGCGGGGACCGGCTGCGCCGGATGTGGGGCCGCATGGGCCTGGCGGCGCTGCGCGGCGAGACGCCCCGGACGGCGCGGGTGGACTGGTGGAAGCGCTGGCTCGCCGACACCCTCGGCTCCAAGCTGAGCGAGGGCGAGCGCCTGGTCTACCCAAGGAAGCAGGGCGCCGTGCTGCTCGCCCTCGGACACGATCCGGTGCTCTCCCGGCGCGGCCGGGAACGCACCAAGGTGGTGCTGATCGCCCTGGACACCTCCGGCTCGATGCCGCAGGAGGTGATCGACTGGATCACCACTCTGGTCGGCCGGACGGACGGGGTGGAGAGCCACTGGCTGAGCTTCGACGGCATCGTCATGCCGTTCGTGCCGGGGGAGCGGGTGCGCGGCGGTGGCGGCACCGACTTCCAGAACGTCGTGGACTACGCGGAGGGCCGCCTCGCCGTGAACGGGCGACGGTTCGAGGAGCGGCCGGACGCGGTGATCGTGGTCACCGACGGCTACGCGCCCCGGGTGACGCCGGAGCGGCCGGACCGCTGGATCTGGCTGATCACCGACGGCGGGGACGACTGGCCGGAGCGGCACGACCCGCCGATGGCCTGCCACCGGGTGACCACCGGGGACAGCTGA
- a CDS encoding Gfo/Idh/MocA family protein codes for MTTSATTRPVRWGVLATGGIAAAFAADLAALPDAEVVAVGSRSAEAARAFAERFGIPRAHGSWAELAADPEVDVVYVATPHSAHHRATALCLEAGKAVLCEKPFTINTGEAASLVELARERGVFLMEAMWTYCNPAVLRMIELVRDGAIGEVRAVQADFGLAGPFAADHRLRDPQQGGGALLDLGVYPVSFAHLLLGEPTSVQAWARLTPEGVDETTGMLLGYPDGAMAVLACSINADMPALATVSGTGGRIELPHGFFHPDGFVLHRAGREPERIEVPQGPGNGYAHEAVEVMRCLRAGERESPLVPLEGSLAVMRTLDAVRERIGVRYPGE; via the coding sequence ATGACCACCAGCGCCACCACCAGGCCGGTTCGATGGGGCGTCCTGGCCACCGGCGGCATCGCCGCCGCGTTCGCCGCGGACCTCGCCGCGCTCCCGGACGCCGAGGTGGTCGCGGTCGGCTCGCGCAGCGCCGAGGCCGCGCGCGCCTTCGCCGAGCGCTTCGGCATCCCGCGCGCCCACGGCAGCTGGGCGGAGCTCGCGGCCGACCCGGAGGTCGACGTCGTCTACGTCGCCACCCCGCACTCCGCCCACCACCGCGCCACCGCGCTCTGCCTGGAGGCCGGCAAGGCGGTGCTCTGCGAGAAGCCGTTCACCATCAACACCGGCGAGGCGGCCTCGCTCGTCGAGCTCGCCCGGGAACGCGGCGTGTTCCTGATGGAGGCGATGTGGACGTACTGCAACCCGGCCGTGCTGCGGATGATCGAGCTCGTCCGCGACGGGGCCATCGGCGAGGTGCGCGCCGTCCAGGCCGACTTCGGCCTCGCCGGCCCCTTCGCCGCCGACCACCGGCTGCGTGACCCCCAGCAGGGCGGCGGTGCCCTCCTCGACCTCGGCGTCTACCCCGTCTCCTTCGCCCACCTGCTGCTCGGCGAGCCGACCTCCGTCCAGGCGTGGGCCCGGCTGACGCCGGAGGGCGTCGACGAGACCACCGGCATGCTGCTCGGCTACCCCGACGGGGCCATGGCGGTGCTGGCCTGCTCCATCAACGCCGACATGCCGGCGCTGGCCACCGTGAGCGGCACCGGGGGCCGGATCGAACTGCCGCACGGCTTCTTCCACCCGGACGGCTTCGTGCTGCACCGCGCCGGCCGGGAGCCGGAGCGGATCGAGGTGCCGCAGGGGCCGGGCAACGGCTACGCCCACGAGGCCGTCGAGGTGATGCGCTGCCTGCGCGCCGGTGAGCGGGAGTCCCCGCTGGTGCCCTTGGAGGGCTCGCTCGCGGTGATGCGCACCCTGGACGCCGTCCGGGAGCGGATCGGCGTGCGCTACCCCGGGGAGTGA
- a CDS encoding DUF3817 domain-containing protein → MKPIVLNAYRAMAYATGVMLLLLCVAMVIRYGLDGGDTMSAIISPIHGFLYMVYLVTTVMVGLRLNWGVGKMVLIALAGTIPVCSFVAERRVVAEARPFLITPEGAEDPARAA, encoded by the coding sequence ATGAAGCCGATCGTGCTCAACGCCTACCGGGCCATGGCCTACGCCACCGGTGTGATGCTGCTGCTGCTCTGCGTCGCCATGGTGATCCGCTACGGGCTCGACGGGGGCGACACCATGTCCGCGATCATCAGCCCGATCCACGGCTTCCTCTACATGGTCTACCTGGTCACCACGGTCATGGTCGGCCTGCGGCTGAACTGGGGCGTGGGCAAGATGGTGCTGATCGCGCTGGCCGGCACCATCCCGGTGTGCTCCTTCGTCGCCGAGCGCCGCGTGGTCGCCGAGGCGCGTCCGTTCCTCATCACCCCGGAAGGCGCCGAGGACCCGGCGCGCGCCGCCTGA
- the trxA gene encoding thioredoxin, translating into MQPRNMSMSGVVDLAAVKAASEAALQAEQARRARAAAPSSAQGVPLIVDVDESTFEAEVIQRSAEAPVVVDFWAEWCGPCKQLSPVLEKLANEYAGRFVLAKIDVDANQMLAQQFGIQGIPAVMAVVAGQLVPLFQGAVPEAQVRQYLDQLIQLAQDRFGLTGVTPGEPGEGGAAPAEQAPPRDPALEAAYDAMEAGDWGGAVQAFRNVLSDQPAHAEAKAGLAQAELLRRVADLEDAGAVRAAAAERPNDPDAQIAVADLDLVGGHVEDAFDRLVQTVARTAGEDRDKARLHLLELFEVVGPDDPRVTKARTALARVLF; encoded by the coding sequence ATGCAGCCACGGAACATGTCCATGAGCGGCGTGGTCGACCTCGCCGCCGTCAAGGCGGCCAGTGAGGCCGCGCTCCAGGCCGAGCAGGCCCGGCGGGCTCGCGCCGCCGCGCCGTCGTCGGCGCAGGGTGTACCGCTGATCGTCGACGTCGACGAGTCCACCTTCGAGGCGGAGGTGATCCAGCGGTCGGCCGAGGCGCCGGTCGTGGTGGACTTCTGGGCCGAGTGGTGCGGCCCGTGCAAGCAGCTCAGCCCGGTGCTGGAGAAGCTGGCCAACGAGTACGCCGGCCGGTTCGTGCTGGCCAAGATCGATGTCGACGCCAACCAGATGCTGGCCCAGCAGTTCGGCATCCAGGGGATCCCGGCCGTGATGGCGGTCGTCGCGGGCCAGCTGGTGCCGCTGTTCCAGGGCGCCGTGCCGGAGGCGCAGGTGCGCCAGTACCTCGACCAGCTGATCCAGCTGGCCCAGGACCGGTTCGGCCTCACCGGTGTCACGCCGGGCGAGCCGGGTGAGGGCGGCGCCGCCCCGGCGGAGCAGGCCCCGCCGCGGGATCCGGCGCTGGAGGCCGCCTACGACGCCATGGAGGCGGGCGACTGGGGCGGCGCCGTGCAGGCGTTCCGCAACGTGCTCTCCGACCAGCCGGCGCACGCCGAGGCGAAGGCCGGGCTCGCCCAGGCCGAGCTGCTGCGGCGGGTCGCCGATCTGGAGGACGCCGGTGCGGTGCGCGCCGCCGCCGCGGAGCGCCCGAACGACCCGGACGCGCAGATCGCGGTGGCCGACCTCGACCTGGTCGGGGGCCACGTGGAGGACGCCTTCGACCGGCTGGTGCAGACCGTCGCGCGCACCGCGGGGGAGGACCGCGACAAGGCGCGGCTGCACCTGCTGGAGCTGTTCGAGGTGGTCGGCCCGGACGACCCGCGGGTGACCAAGGCCCGCACGGCGCTGGCCCGGGTGCTCTTCTAG
- a CDS encoding nickel-binding protein, protein MPLYMDVHTKIKDLTQEKLAEDHRKDLEYEQAEGVHFKEAWADPETGTCFCLSEAPDQDAVRRVHRRAGHPANEVYPVTLHV, encoded by the coding sequence ATGCCGCTCTACATGGACGTCCACACGAAGATCAAGGACCTCACGCAGGAGAAACTCGCGGAGGACCACCGCAAGGACCTGGAGTACGAGCAGGCGGAGGGCGTGCACTTCAAGGAGGCGTGGGCCGATCCCGAGACCGGCACCTGCTTCTGCCTCTCCGAGGCTCCGGACCAGGACGCGGTCCGACGCGTCCACCGGCGTGCGGGCCATCCGGCCAACGAGGTGTACCCCGTCACGTTGCACGTCTAG
- a CDS encoding cyclodeaminase/cyclohydrolase family protein: MRSTTIDDYLDQLAARVPAPGGGAAAALHAAQGAALLAMVARYSDGERYARDRPAIEKVREDSDALRATAVELAERDAAAFTLVTDAYRLPKGTEEERAARGRAIADALLGAARPPAAVIDVCQDLVTLAEELLPLCNRSVVTDVAAAAEAVRAAATTARVNVEVNLAGIDAELRAPFVAAVSSVDDLTRRTDRVTAAVREEITR; encoded by the coding sequence ATGCGCTCCACCACCATCGACGACTACCTCGACCAGTTGGCCGCCCGCGTCCCCGCCCCCGGCGGAGGCGCCGCGGCCGCCCTGCACGCCGCTCAGGGAGCCGCGCTGCTGGCCATGGTCGCCCGTTACAGCGACGGCGAGCGGTACGCGCGGGACCGGCCGGCGATCGAGAAGGTCCGCGAGGACTCAGACGCCCTGCGCGCCACGGCCGTCGAGCTGGCCGAGCGTGACGCCGCCGCGTTCACCCTGGTCACGGACGCCTACCGGCTGCCGAAGGGCACCGAGGAGGAACGCGCCGCCCGGGGCCGGGCGATCGCCGACGCCCTGCTGGGCGCGGCCCGCCCGCCGGCCGCCGTCATCGACGTCTGTCAGGACCTGGTCACCCTGGCCGAGGAACTGCTGCCGCTCTGTAACCGCTCCGTGGTCACCGACGTCGCCGCCGCGGCGGAGGCGGTGCGCGCGGCCGCGACCACCGCCCGGGTCAACGTCGAGGTCAACCTCGCCGGCATCGACGCTGAGCTGCGGGCGCCCTTCGTGGCGGCCGTCTCCTCCGTCGACGACCTGACCCGGCGCACCGACCGCGTCACCGCCGCCGTCCGCGAGGAGATCACCCGTTGA